From the genome of Solanum dulcamara chromosome 12, daSolDulc1.2, whole genome shotgun sequence:
GGAACGTATAGCCCAATCCATACATAATATTATAGTACCGAGGAATGTCCAGCCCAATTCATaaatataacatgttagtgtcgaggaacgtatgacccaatccatatataatataatatgttagtgctgAGGAATGTACGACCCATTCCatgtataaaataatacatatacgtGATTGTAAAAATTGAAAACATATTAGACATCCCTCtaatattatcataaagtatgtcaaaGAACCTTAAAAATCATAGTCATATATAACTATAGTATGAaacatcttatagaagtccgaACATTAGTTATCACAGAGTCCTTAAGAATAGAAACGGGTATATATCAACTATTATCCAACGTACAAAAAACAGGAGGGGGAGGCTCAATCAATTAAGAATTGTAATATCacgaagtgaataagaatcatgaagcaCACTCacagcttatgaatggaattaccccaaatttTATATACATAACATTCGTctcttatatctaagacatttccaaaagaaagaagggatagactttacatacctttagcgtttatccgcacacaacatgtatatgtaGCCCTATAGTAtgtcaacctatattaagatgttAAGAACTAcggttaagctatggaaagaCATAAAACGTACTTTATCGTtggtaggttatttctaaaatatattagacagtacctcccctataatgctCACTCTCCTTATCTCCAAATCATCCATACAACCAtcaagcaacatcaacaatcacacattAAAATACCATgttaaaactagccaaaacaaGATTCAAGAATAATCCGAACAACCCACATAACATTTGACTTTTGTTACTTATCAACCTGAAGACTACGATGCTATCGTATTATTCCTAATAGGTTGCACCCACCACACCTTATCAAAATGATTTATAATAGCCCAACAAttaaccatacaatgcataatcataactacacttaattcttcaattcaacacTTGCATCCACATACTACAAGAAGcccttaaatcaattacaactccaacttgacaTGTCGAATGCTTCTATTTTCATCATGTAATTAGCCATAATAATAACCACAACATTAATCGATAATAACCCACCATTTTTAGATTAGAAAAGCCCCAATACATCCCAAACAgagatttaacattaacatatacattcgcttcacttttaatacataatccataataataatagcaataacaacaatcaacccaatctaattcaaaaaactccaattctgtccattttaataccaacactaatcatgaaGTTTTATTActtccaattccatttaataaaaattaatctctTCATTATAACATCTACAGTAAGGTAGCCTATATTCATAACATCCaacaataattcaaatccaaacaCAACAACTACATCAtcaagttatctttaatgatccatagtcttaacattTTCATCGAAAAAATCctacaacaacccaaccaacatgcaacacaacatataatcttaattattattaatctttcaagctcaacaagaacaacaacaacatatcaaaacagcTACTACCTATAACATAAAGATGCTCGAAAACTTTGCGAATACTTGTGAACACACCAAGGAAACTACATATaatttttacaccttatttcCTACTAtcttttcataaattttcatgGGACATAGTAGCAGCCATACGTGAACACAACATCATTTATTCATATGCACGAAAGCCATGTTAATATCACCACAAACTCTACAACAACCCACAAAATAAATTCAACCTCAATTTTAACCATATAATTCCTTTATTCTCATCACAAAATTCATgacaataacaatcaaaatactaagGAAAATCAGCCCACCATCATCTACACCAAACAGCCTACTAATTAAACAAAAATGATTTCAACTCTAACCATCAAATTCCTTCACTCCCTCATCATATAATCCATgacaacaatcaaaatactagataaaatcaattcatcatttttacataaaatagCCCCCACGGCTTCACCAACATTTCAGCATCAACacacataatttcatacatcaaATTCATGTTTATGCACTCATAACCCATCCAAACTTACCCaaaaacatatagaaaatgatTAACTCTTACCTTAACACCTTGACTCCTTAATTTGCTAAAATTTGTGGATTAAAATGGTAAGTGTTGTTGCTTCCTCAATGATGAAAATCACATTGCTAATCACCCTCAAATGGTTGGAACACCTTAGAAAGTTAATTTTTGGTATCAAATTCGTGAGCTAAAACTTGCTCAGCCATGTCCGAAGCTTTCAAGAGCATCTATGGCATGTTTGTGGTTTCTCCTTCAATTGAAATGAATTGATGAGTATGTAGAACACTTTAGGGGTTTAATGGTGTAAGAAAAAAGAGGAGCTGGCCATGCTTGGTGGAGCTTCCATGGCTGCCAtagctctctctttctctactTGGAGAAGATGAgatcttctctctttctttaaTGTTCCTAAGTTGGAAAACATTTTTGGGATGATAATTTGGTCAACAAGAAGACATATGTGCTGGTCAACAAGAAGTCATATATCCCCTACTAAAGCATGGGCCAATCAGATttggccatgtggcagtggaTGCCACATTTTATCCCACTATTAGGTTAATTCATCTAAATAAATCCCAAATTCCCACGTAATAATCAAACCATagttaattaatccctaatctTAATTAATATTTCCACACTGATTAAAATTTACAACCAAGTTGAgccatttaaaatttgaaattaaatgtCCTTCAATTTATGTctattagctcacgaatagtccgatgcgaaaaaaatatggaatataacaCCACCTTTAATTTAAGTTGACTTGCTAGCAAATAATTTGACGTGTAACCATACAGGGTATATCAATAAATATTACCCTTTCTAAGCATCtttcttgccttgaggtatgaaataaatttacccctcggCGATGCCGTATTCCCCAGCCACTCGATAATTGGCTCACCTGGGAATTGGAACCGAACTATCTTATTTCTACAATCAACATTGGtataacaagaagctaaccaatccatacccataataacatcaaaatccaTCTTATCTAACTCTATTAAATCAGCTAAGGTATGACTACTATATATATCCACAGAacaatttctatttattttctttactatAACAGAGTCTCCTACTGGTGTAGttacctcaaatggttctattaATTAGGGATTTATCCcgattctactagcaacaaaggaaaatatatatgacaaggtggagcctggatctatcaatgcatatacatctcggaagaagattgataatatacttgtaaccacatttggtgacTCTTCCTGATCCTGTCTACTAGATAAAACATATATGCAATTTAAAGGACTGCTAGAACAGAAAGCTCCACCatggcctctaccacggcctgttGGTGTCTGAGTACCATACCCTATAGGGTGTATAGACACTAAAAAAGATGAACTAGTAATCGACCCAATTGGCTGAGCTGCACCACTTGGATTGCCCCTAAGTGGACACTCCCTCATGATATTGCCTTAACAGCCGCAAGTAAAATAAGCACCTATAGCAAAATGGCATTCCTCAAATTAAGGCCTACCATAAAGAGCACACCGAGGAAAATGTGGTATCGACTGAGCCAAACTCCCGTGTATCTGTGAACCTAAAGCACTGGATCTCTGACCAGCTCCTGAATACCCTATACTATCAAACCTCCTACCAGTGAGCAGTGGGGGTGCACTACATGCTCGCTGAGAAGGATACCTACTATATGACTGCTTAGGCTGCCTGCCTCGAAACTCACCTGTATTGCAATGCGATCAAACCCTCTTATGCTGGCCCCTATCATAATCTCTATTGGAATAATGCCCCCTGTGATGATCTTTTACCCCTTGTGCATATGCTTGTACACGAGCAATATCCACACttggctgagaagccattgccatatgtagcatcccctttgggaggatgccacttacgaagcaaaagatatattttttataatctaaaatagtcaacacatttagaatacttgttttgaaattccatttccaattcaacaccattgtggttccataaaataaacaaaactcaaactagtaattatcacaaaactattatcttcctttgtgaataatgacaagtcaaagtataaacccagcacatggcatgacttgagttaaaagcaaactccaaaaatagcaaaactagtcaccctgttcaagttacaagcatctggttttgttttcacaagccttcaaaattttatacataagtgccacatgtatcccatacaagtccccaaaatatttataaaacaagatgcatatgcagatgtgatctttacaagggctccaaaagtctactccaaatggacATCTTCACATCTCGTCCCGCATATTACTtacgatagaaaacaactatcgttaatcataaagcttagtggtgtataaactttgggcttggagccattaaatttTTCAACTCCCTGGTTCATCGCATGTAGTCAATAAGataaaagtaagcccaagtgaaaaagtatatcaaagtatcgaatataaaccttgaagagttttaaaatcaatatcaatattcgaagTCTCAAGTATCaaaaaacttataattcaattcggAAGAGttctcaaataatcaatttcgcccaatagGTAGGCCATGCCTTCCCACTAAGCACAATTAATATCAAGATGGACCAAAGCCCCGAAATCAAGAAGAGTagtcacccaatatcaacagAATCaaaaaccatgttgaaagtggctttccactcgtactTGAGAATGAACAAAACCCCATTGTCAAGATGAAAtttaaatccaaagtcaagatgggaaaGATCTGAATCGAGAGGCATACCAAGATGACAAGTTACCATAACAAGAAGGATAAAGTTCCAACaataatgcaaaatgatcaagcaattcgtacacgTGGGTGGTTTAGCAAACGTTTtacaatacttgagataatagtcataccataatacaagataaggagtaaggaaacaacccatcaaaatacatcaaatttcagaaaaataaaatattccaagttcaattttatacacaaaccttggccttttagcacataacaagttctaccacaatTCTGGGAGTTCAATTCATCTACACCATAGACAAACCAAAGTCCACTTCGTCAAACAATTCcccttagcttgtataagagaatatacaccttaaatatacaatcaaatacctacttaattttaaaagtttcaTCATATCGAAAGTAAatatgaaatcaataaaaattagCCCAAACTATCGAAATAAGAGTTCTGGATAGcgtactgtcttgtattgttgctcatTTTTGAAGGGTAAATAGGCGAAGTAGGATTTCTGGCCTCCataaagttatagacatgtgtcttaaggtctcatacaattttgaatcacccctatagcaattctttacaaaatgatatgccttAAATACCAACAatagtccatgtaggatttctgaaacaaaatctgggcagcacctcccctatacttcatcaccctttttcgagcagataaaagtaaaaatggattttagagCCTAAATAAAAGTGTATCCCTATTAAATAGCTTTAcaaaaaatcttgaatcacttgaaacgaagctgtacacaaggagttatactaaaattaaaaatggTAGTCCATCAAAAAACGGGTTtgctaacaagaaaaagaacctcaatATTACCTTAACAAGTAGGTCTCTCAAgtttcctaaaatatatggtatGCACGTTAATCTCCTCTTATTCTTGCTTTCACTCAAATTTTCTCTAACTTTCTATGTGTaaaagatgaacaaatgagAACCCTTAATCAATAGTtgcctaagggtgacacgtgtctggCTCTTAGGCCGCCACCTCATTCCATATATCTACCCCATGACTGCTACATGGcggggtggggtccacccaagtaggtgcatcacctacttagtccaagtaggtacaacacctacttagtccaagtaggtgcattacctactcgttccaagtaggtgcgtcatctCCTTATTCCTATTTCATGGGTTCAAAActtcatctcactttaagaacctatgaaattcttgctacttaagctcgatatgtCCTCAAGTAACGTttttatgtaagacatccaagtcgatAGCTTtcgcaagtaggttgattaccatgacccattatttggcctccaactccttccaaatccctctagacctatttaTAACCATAGCTACTCaaatagaacttcatagataacatggatcacatggaaatcctttagaaaaaacataaaaagaaaatttaggtgttacaactctcccccccttaagaaatttcatCTTGAAATTTACCTTATACTCTAAACAAATATGGATATTGAATTCACATATCCTCTTCTCGCTCCCACGTTGCTTCATTGCTAgaatgattcctccaaaggacttttactaaaggaactttcttgtTTCTAAGCTTTTTTGTCTCACGGGCAaagatttggataggttcctCATTATATGTCAGGTCAGGACTTATCTCAATGGATTTGACAGGAAGAACATGAGATAGATCTGAGcgatatcttctaagcatagaaacatggaagacattgtggatcTTATCTAATTCCAGTGGAAGAGCTAATTTATATACAACTGGACTAACTCTCTTAAGTACTTCATATGGTCCAATAAATCGAGGACtgagttttcctttttggccaaatctcataatcttcttccatggagaaacctttaaaaataccttATCTCCTACTTGATATTCAATTTCATGCCTCTTAAGATTagcataagacttttgtctatATGAAGCAATTGTTAGACGATCCGTGATGACTCTTACCTTATCTTTAGTTTGTTACACAATCTCAGGACCAACCAGTTTtcgttcaccaacttcactccagtaaagaggagttctacactttctcccatataaggcttcatagGGAGGCATTCCTATActtgattggtagctattattataagcaaattttATCAAGGCTAGGTGTCGatcccaactaccttcaaattccataatgcaagctcaaaacatatcttccaagatttgaatcaccctctcggattgaccatctgtctgaggatggaaagatgtAATAAAGTTCAACCTAGTGCCCAAATCTTCCTACAATCTAGTCCAAAATCTAAATGTAAACCTTGGGTCTCAGTCAAATACAATAGAAATTGGAACTCTATGTAACCTCACAATCTCCTCAACATATAATTCTGCTAGACATTCAAGTAGGTAATCCACcttgatggccaagaaatgagcactTTTTGTTAGCCTATCAACTATAATCCAAATTGCATAatgatttctttgagtgcgTGGAAGCCCAAAAACAAAGTCCATTATTATTCTTTCCTATTTCCACTCAGGTATCGACAAGGATTGTAACAAACCAGTCAAGACTAAATGCTCGGCCTTTATCTGTTGACAAACTAATCAAATAGAAGTAAACTCcacaatgtccttcttcataccattcaaCTAGTAGTGTTGTTTAATGGTTTGGTACATTTTAGTACCTTCAGGATGAATTGCATATGGTAAAGTATGTACTTCgttcaaaatttcttttctcaaattGTCATCTTTAGGGACACATAACCTATTTTTATAAAGTAGAACACCATCCCTCCTTGATTTAAAATTAAGCTTTTCTCCAATTTGAGCTTCTTTAATCAATTTCACCATCTTCTCATCTAACTTCTGTGCTTCTTTCACCTGTTCAAGTAGAACTAGTTTGACTTGCAAACTGGCAGCAATAGAGCCATCAGAATTAAATGCAAGACAAGCATTCATGTCtcttaatttaagaaacaaaggCAAGTGGCTTAGCGATAAACTAGCAAGGGCTTTACGACTTAgagcatctgctaccacattgactttacccggatgataatcAATCgtgcagtcataa
Proteins encoded in this window:
- the LOC129875728 gene encoding uncharacterized protein LOC129875728 is translated as MRFGQKGKLSPRFIGPYEVLKRVSPVVYKLALPLELDKIHNVFHVSMLRRYRSDLSHVLPVKSIEISPDLTYNEEPIQIFARETKKLRNKKVPLVKVLWRNHSSNEATWEREEDM